The DNA window CGCTGGTAAACGTCCACTACCGGTTTTTGGTTCTCGCGGTCTTTATCAAAATTGGAAGCCAGGTTCCAGGTGTCTCCATCGAGCTTGTAAACGCAGGCATACTCGTCATCCACGTCGTCAAGGGTCGAAAGAGAATTCCCGGCGCGAATATGGATGAAGCGGACGGAGCTAAATGGGCCGAGCTTTTCCAATTTCAAATCGCCTTCAGCGTGCAACACCAGGTGATCATCGGCTCCCAGGATTTCGAAGACGAATTTGTCCTTCTTCACCTGGATTGTTTGCCGGTAGGTTTCGCCCTGGTCATTGACCTTTTTGACGAGCCACTTGCCTGAGAGGAGGGCCGCATCGTCCGCCTGCAACTGGGTTGCCCAAAGGCCCAGCGCGAGCAATAGAGTAAGTTGAAATGTTTTCATAGATTGCGTGACCTTAATGCGGCTTTAGCCGTAATCGCAAGCTGGAATAATGCTTTTTTTCCGCTTTTGGCTGGTGATAAGCTGGCCGGGTGCCTGGACCGAAGCCCAAGAACCGACCTGAGCGCGCGCCAAATCGCCCGCCGCCCGCCAATCGCGCAGATGCCAATCCGCCCGTGGTTTTTTCCCCGGCCCGGCGGTGGGCGTTCCGAATTGCGATTGTTGTTCTGGCGCCGCTGCTGGTTGTTTCCCTTCCCGAGTTGGTCCTGCGCGTTATCGGCTACGGTTATCCCACCAGTTTTTTTCTTCCTACCCTCATCCTTGGCCGGAATGTTTACATAGAAAACGACCGATTTGGTTTGCGATTTTTTCCCCCGGAACTGGCGCGCAGCCCATCGCCGATGGTAATGGCAGCAGAAAAACCGCCCGGTAACTATCGGATTTTTATTTTTGGTGAGTCAGCGGCCCTTGGGGACCCTGAGCCGGCCTACAGTATGGGGCGTTACCTGCAGGTGCTGCTGCAAGACCGCTATCCGGGCGCGCATTTTGAGGTCGTTTGCACCGCGATGACAGCCATCAATTCGCATGTCATCCTGCCCATTGCCCGTGAATGCGCCCGGCGCCAGGGCGACATCTGGTTGATTTATATGGGCAATAACGAGTTTGTTGGGCCATTCGGCGCAGCAACCGTCTTCGGCCCGCAAGCCCCGCAATTGGCTTTGATTCGGTTGAATATCAAACTCAAATCCCTCCGGCTCGGTCAATGGCTGGCCAAATTTGCCATCCGCCCCTCGAAGCAAGAGCGATGGGGCGGCATGAAGATGTTTCTCGATAACCAGGTCGGCCCGGAGGACCCGCGCAGGGGGCGCGTGTATAACTATTTTCGGCGGAACCTCGAGGACATCATCGAATGCGGTCAGGATGCGGGCGCCAAGGTCCTCGTCAGCACCGTGGCGGCCAACCTCAAGGATTGCGCCCCGTTCGCCTCAGAACATCGCGCAGGGTTGAGCGACAGCCAGCAGGCCGCCTGGAAGCAGCTTTATGACAGTGGAATTGCCGCACAGAACAGCGGGAGAACCGACCAGGCCATCAGTAATTTTAACGCTGCCGCGCGGATAGACCCCTTGTTCGCCGAGTTGCAGTTTCGTTTGGGCCAATGCTATTTCACACTGACCAATTCCGCCCAGGCCCGCAGCCATTTTGGACTCGCTCGCGATTGCGATTCACTCCCGTTCCGCGCCGATTCCCGGCTGAACGAGATTATCCGCCAAACGGCTGTCAAGGAATCCGCCCATGGCGTTGTCCTGGTGGATGGCGCTGCTGCGTTGGAATCCAAAAGCGCCCAAAATATTACAGGCGATGAGGTCCTCTTCGAGCATGTCCACCTTAATTTTAATGGCAATTACCTGCTGGCACGGGCCTTTGCCGAGCAAGTGGCCAAGTGCTTGCCAGAAGCCATCACGCGCGCCGCTGCAGGCCATTGGGCCACCCCCGAGCTTTGTGCCCGGAGCCTGGCATTGACCGACTGGGACAGGCAGCGAGTTTACGAAAGCCTGCTGCGCCGGTTGGCTGAACCGCCCTTCATCAACCAGACGGATCACGCGACCCAGCTCGCCGTGCTTCGGGACAACCTACTGGCTTTGCGCCCCGGATTAACCACCGTGGCCGCAAAAGAGGCCCGTGCGGTCTATGCTCATGCCATCGCCGCGATGCCCGATGATTTTTATCTCCATGCTGATTTCGCCAAGCTGCAGGAAGACACCGGCGATTTGCCCGATGCCATTTTGGCATGGCAGCACGCTCGCGACTTAATCCCATTTGCCCCCGGCCCCTATTATTATGCCGGAAAACTCCTCGCGCGCGCCGGGCGCTCCAGCGAGGCGCTCGAATCGCTCACGCGCGCCTTGGAGATTCGCCCGGACCTCCCGGATGCCTTGGACGAAAAGGGACGGCTGCTGGTTCAGCAGAAGAGGGCTGAAGAAGGACTGGCGCTGATCGATAAAGCCATCCAATATGAGCCGGCGAATCCTTTGTTCTGTATTCATAAAGCGGAGACCTTGGCTGCGCTGGGCCGTCACGAAGAAGCCTTAGGGGCGCTGCGGACTGCGATTAGCCTTGATCCTGGCTTCTGGGAAGCCCGCTACCTCCTGGCAGTTGAATTGGCCGTCGATGGCGACGTCTTTGGCGCTGCGGGCCAGTTCCGGGAAGTCATCCGGCTCAGCCCGGCCAATATCTCAGCCCACTTAAACCTCGCTATCGCCCTGGCAAAACTCGACCATATCGACGAGGCAAAGGCTGAGTTTCGCGAAACGTTGCGCCTGGACCCTCAAAACCGCAAAGCGGCCAATTACCTCAACAGCCTCGATCGGCTCGGAGGCGCAAATAAGATTCGATGAAAGCCCTGGTCCTTAAAGAGTACAACCGCTTCAGTTTCGAAGAGGTGCCGGCGCCCGAGCCGGCGTCCGACGAGGTGCTCATCGCGGTGAAGGCCTGCGGTATTTGCGGCAGCGATGTCCATGGGATGGATGGCAGCACCGGGCGCAGACGCCCGCCCATCATCATGGGCCACGAAGCGGCCGGGGTGGTGGCCGGAGTGGGCCTTGGGGCGGCCGGCTGGGCCGCCGGCGACCGGGTGACTTTTGATTCAACCATCTACTGCGGGCAATGCGATTACTGCCGGCGTGGACTGGTGAATCTATGCGACCGCCGGCGCGTGCTGGGCGTCTCATGCGCCGACTACCGCCAGAACGGGGCTTTTGCCGAATTCGTTACGGTGCCCCAACGTGTGCTGTATCGGCTCCCTGATGGCCTGGCTTACGAGCACGCGGCCTTGGTCGAACCGTTTGCCATTGCGCTGCACGCCATTGGCCGAGCACCTCCGGCGCTCAATGACGCGGTTGTAGTCGTGGGCGCCGGCATGATTGGCCTGGCCCTGGTGCAAGCCCTGCGCCAGACCGGCTGCGGCCTGCTGATAGCCGTCGATATCGCCTCCGATCGGCTCGAACGAGCGGCACAAGCCGGCGCCACACACACTCTCAACTCCGCCACTCAAAATGCCGACGCAGCGATACTGGAACTGACCCAGGGCCGCGGCGCAGACCGAGCCTTTGAAGCCGTCGGCTTGGGGCCGACGGTGGAATTGGCGCTGCGCTGCGCTCGCAAAGGTGGTGCTGTGACCCTCGTAGGGAACGTGACACCACGCGTCGATTTTCCACTCCAGATGGCCGTCACCCGCGAGTTGTCCATTCACGGTTCCTGCGCGTCCAATGGCGAGTATCGGGCTTGCCTCGATATGCTCGGGCGCGGGGTCCTCAACCCCGGCTTGCTACTGAGCGCCACAGCGCCGCTGGCCGACGGCGCGGCGTGGTTCGAGCGGCTGCATCAAAAAGAACCCGGCCTGCTTAAGGTCGTGCTCCAGCCCTGACCTCTCATGAACCCTTTCGATCTCACCGGCAAGGTCGCGGTCATCACCGGCGCCAGTCGCGGACTGGGTCAATACTTCGGGCGCGCACTGGCGCGAGCTGGCGCGGACCTGGTCATTACGAGCCGGCATCCGGACACACTGAAGCCATTCCAAGCGGAGATAGAGGCGCTCGGACGCAAGGCCCTGCCCTTACCCCTGGACGTGCGCCAGCAGGAGAGCATCCAAAAAATGGCCGCCGCGGCCATCGCGCAGTACGGCAAAGTGGACATCCTGGTGAACAACGCCGGGTGCAATGTGCGCAAACCGGCCCTGGAAATCACCTGGGAGGATTGGAACCTGGTGCTCGAAACCAACCTGCGCGGCGCGTTTTTTGTGGCGCAAGCAGTGGCGCGGCACATGATTCCAAGGCGCTACGGACGCATTATCAATATTGGATCGGTCACCTGCGTCGCCGGCTATGCGGGTCTCGGACCTTACGGCGCCAGCCGGGGCGGGATTAAGCAGCTTACGATGAGCCTGGCCGATGACTGGGGCGCCCACGGAATTACCGTTAATTGCCTGGCCCCAGGATGGTTTAAGACTGCTCAAAATGCCCTGATGTACGAGGACCACGAGTGGGTCAGCTATCTCTGCGACAGGATTCCTCTGAAACGGCCTGGCCA is part of the Verrucomicrobiia bacterium genome and encodes:
- a CDS encoding glucose 1-dehydrogenase encodes the protein MNPFDLTGKVAVITGASRGLGQYFGRALARAGADLVITSRHPDTLKPFQAEIEALGRKALPLPLDVRQQESIQKMAAAAIAQYGKVDILVNNAGCNVRKPALEITWEDWNLVLETNLRGAFFVAQAVARHMIPRRYGRIINIGSVTCVAGYAGLGPYGASRGGIKQLTMSLADDWGAHGITVNCLAPGWFKTAQNALMYEDHEWVSYLCDRIPLKRPGHPQDLEGAVVFLASDASGYVTGQTLLVDGGISTGATRALPRQPASPPATATIPLSKVRRVM
- a CDS encoding tetratricopeptide repeat protein codes for the protein MPGPKPKNRPERAPNRPPPANRADANPPVVFSPARRWAFRIAIVVLAPLLVVSLPELVLRVIGYGYPTSFFLPTLILGRNVYIENDRFGLRFFPPELARSPSPMVMAAEKPPGNYRIFIFGESAALGDPEPAYSMGRYLQVLLQDRYPGAHFEVVCTAMTAINSHVILPIARECARRQGDIWLIYMGNNEFVGPFGAATVFGPQAPQLALIRLNIKLKSLRLGQWLAKFAIRPSKQERWGGMKMFLDNQVGPEDPRRGRVYNYFRRNLEDIIECGQDAGAKVLVSTVAANLKDCAPFASEHRAGLSDSQQAAWKQLYDSGIAAQNSGRTDQAISNFNAAARIDPLFAELQFRLGQCYFTLTNSAQARSHFGLARDCDSLPFRADSRLNEIIRQTAVKESAHGVVLVDGAAALESKSAQNITGDEVLFEHVHLNFNGNYLLARAFAEQVAKCLPEAITRAAAGHWATPELCARSLALTDWDRQRVYESLLRRLAEPPFINQTDHATQLAVLRDNLLALRPGLTTVAAKEARAVYAHAIAAMPDDFYLHADFAKLQEDTGDLPDAILAWQHARDLIPFAPGPYYYAGKLLARAGRSSEALESLTRALEIRPDLPDALDEKGRLLVQQKRAEEGLALIDKAIQYEPANPLFCIHKAETLAALGRHEEALGALRTAISLDPGFWEARYLLAVELAVDGDVFGAAGQFREVIRLSPANISAHLNLAIALAKLDHIDEAKAEFRETLRLDPQNRKAANYLNSLDRLGGANKIR
- a CDS encoding galactitol-1-phosphate 5-dehydrogenase, with product MKALVLKEYNRFSFEEVPAPEPASDEVLIAVKACGICGSDVHGMDGSTGRRRPPIIMGHEAAGVVAGVGLGAAGWAAGDRVTFDSTIYCGQCDYCRRGLVNLCDRRRVLGVSCADYRQNGAFAEFVTVPQRVLYRLPDGLAYEHAALVEPFAIALHAIGRAPPALNDAVVVVGAGMIGLALVQALRQTGCGLLIAVDIASDRLERAAQAGATHTLNSATQNADAAILELTQGRGADRAFEAVGLGPTVELALRCARKGGAVTLVGNVTPRVDFPLQMAVTRELSIHGSCASNGEYRACLDMLGRGVLNPGLLLSATAPLADGAAWFERLHQKEPGLLKVVLQP